From Haemorhous mexicanus isolate bHaeMex1 chromosome 2, bHaeMex1.pri, whole genome shotgun sequence, the proteins below share one genomic window:
- the STX19 gene encoding syntaxin-19: MRDRLQELRLRAKELQMGGENNGATVQEEEQEEFEQQAIIYEKEPITERHLHEIQKLQNEINNLVEEVNKFSQQQKSLVSSMRRFSVLKKESNIAREIKLQAEHVRRGLDELSKAVRKAENEHGPARATVRILAAQHAFLSHRYLQAMLSYNEAITAKQDKCRTFILRQLEVAGKEVSEEEVNDMLQQGKWEIFNENLLTEVKITKAQLSEIEQRHKELVNLENQIKDVKELFIQISLLVEEQGQMINNIEIYMNNAQEYTQASKEKFGLAVRYKRRNPCKAICCWCCPCCR; this comes from the coding sequence ATGAGAGACCGTCTGCAAGAGCTCAGACTGAGGGCTAAGGAACTACAGATGGGTGGGGAAAACAATGGGGCAACTGTACaagaagaggagcaggaagagtTTGAACAGCAGGCCATTATTTATGAAAAAGAGCCCATAACTGAAAGGCACTTGCACGAAATCCAGAAGCTTCAGAACGAAATTAATAACCTGGTGGAAGAAGTCAATAAATTCagccaacaacaaaaaagcctcGTGTCTTCAATGAGAAGATTCAGCGTTCTCAAGAAGGAATCTAACATAGCGAGGGAAATCAAACTGCAAGCAGAACACGTCCGCAGAGGTTTGGATGAGCTGTCAAAAGCAGTGAGGAAAGCTGAGAACGAGCACGGGCCGGCCCGAGCCACGGTGAGGATCCTGGCGGCCCAGCACGCCTTCCTGTCCCACCGCTACCTGCAGGCCATGCTCTCCTACAACGAGGCCATCACCGCCAAGCAGGACAAGTGCAGGACCTTCATCCTCCGCCAGCTTGAGGTGGCTGGGAAAGAGGTGTCTGAGGAGGAGGTCAATGACATGCTCCAGCAAGGAAAATGGGAGATTTTCAATGAAAATCTGCTCACTGAAGTCAAGATTACTAAAGCTCAGCTGTCAGAGATTGAGCAGAGACACAAAGAACTGGTCAATCTGGAGAACCAGATCAAAGATGTGAAAGAACTCTTTATCCAGATCTCCCTTCTGGTGGAGGAGCAAGGGCAGATGATCAACAACATAGAAATCTACATGAATAACGCTCAAGAATATACTCAAGCATCTAAAGAAAAGTTTGGGCTTGCAGTCAGGTATAAAAGAAGAAACCCTTGCAAAGCAATTTGCTGCTGGTGTTGTCCATGCTGCAGATGA